From Microcystis aeruginosa NIES-2549, a single genomic window includes:
- a CDS encoding M3 family metallopeptidase, with protein sequence MTNTSNPLLAGQGLPAFDQIQPGLIVPGMTQLLQELARELTDLEAQIAPTWEKLVEPLTRIEERLSWSWGIIGHLMGVKNSPELRQAYETVQPQVVEFISRLSQSKPIYEAFLSLRQGESWGQLDEAQQRIVEASLRDAQLAGVGLVGEKKDRFNAIQLELAEITTKFSNNILDATKAFQLKLTTPEDIAGLPPSLLSLAAQTARTQGETNASSETGPWVITLDFPSYFPFMKYSDNRELREKLYKAYVSRADLGELDNNPLIDRILQLRQEQAHLLGYSTYAEVSLARKMANSVDEIEKLLDNLRQVSYEAAKQDLEALKTFAGTDDLKHWDIAYWSEKQRQAKFNFSAEELRPYFPLPRVLEGIFSLAKRIFAVEIIAADGQSPIWHPDVRYFQINDEKGEKIAYFYLDAYSRPAEKRGGAWMDVCIGRAKTGTEVRLPVAYLICNQTPPVDGNPSLMTFEEVTTLFHEFGHGLQHMLTTVDYSGAAGINNVEWDAVELPSQFMENWCYDRPTLMSMAKHYETGETLPEHYYQKLLLAKNYMSGSAMLRQLHLSLVDLELHHRYQPNGSETPKQVRQRLAATTTIIPPLPEDAFLCSFGHIFAGGYAAGYYSYKWAEVLSADAFAAFEEVGLDNEEAVKSIGRRFRDTVLAMGGSSHPMNVFKAFRGREPSTEPLLRHSGL encoded by the coding sequence ATGACGAACACCAGTAACCCGCTGCTTGCCGGTCAAGGATTACCGGCTTTTGACCAAATCCAACCCGGCCTGATTGTCCCTGGCATGACGCAACTTTTGCAGGAACTGGCCCGAGAATTAACCGATCTAGAAGCGCAGATTGCCCCCACTTGGGAAAAATTAGTCGAACCCCTCACCCGGATCGAAGAACGTTTAAGCTGGAGTTGGGGGATTATCGGTCATCTGATGGGGGTAAAAAATAGCCCAGAATTGCGTCAAGCTTACGAAACCGTACAACCACAGGTAGTCGAGTTTATTAGCCGTTTAAGCCAAAGTAAACCCATTTATGAAGCATTTTTGTCCCTGCGCCAAGGAGAAAGCTGGGGGCAATTAGACGAGGCACAACAGCGCATTGTCGAAGCTTCCCTGCGGGATGCCCAATTGGCCGGGGTGGGATTAGTAGGGGAGAAAAAAGACAGATTTAACGCGATTCAACTGGAATTAGCGGAAATCACCACGAAATTTTCCAATAACATCCTCGATGCCACCAAAGCTTTCCAACTGAAACTAACAACCCCAGAAGATATCGCCGGTTTACCCCCTAGTCTCCTTAGTTTAGCCGCCCAAACCGCCCGCACCCAAGGGGAAACTAACGCCAGCAGCGAAACCGGCCCCTGGGTGATTACCCTCGATTTTCCCAGTTATTTCCCCTTTATGAAGTACAGCGATAATCGGGAATTGCGCGAAAAACTCTATAAAGCCTACGTTAGTCGGGCAGATCTGGGAGAATTGGATAATAATCCCTTAATTGATCGCATTTTGCAACTTCGTCAGGAACAGGCCCATCTTTTAGGTTATAGTACCTACGCCGAGGTCAGTCTTGCCAGGAAAATGGCCAATTCTGTGGATGAAATCGAGAAATTGCTTGACAATTTGCGGCAAGTAAGCTATGAAGCGGCAAAACAGGATTTAGAGGCCTTAAAAACTTTTGCGGGAACCGACGATCTCAAGCATTGGGATATAGCCTATTGGTCAGAAAAACAGCGTCAGGCCAAGTTTAACTTTAGTGCCGAGGAATTACGCCCCTATTTCCCCCTACCACGGGTTTTAGAAGGCATATTTAGCCTCGCTAAACGGATTTTTGCGGTAGAAATTATCGCCGCCGACGGTCAGTCCCCTATCTGGCATCCCGATGTGCGTTATTTCCAGATTAACGACGAAAAGGGCGAAAAAATCGCCTATTTCTACCTCGATGCCTACAGTCGTCCCGCCGAAAAACGCGGCGGTGCTTGGATGGATGTCTGTATCGGTCGGGCCAAAACCGGCACCGAGGTGCGTTTACCTGTGGCTTATTTAATCTGCAATCAAACGCCTCCAGTGGACGGAAACCCCAGTTTAATGACCTTTGAGGAGGTAACTACCCTATTTCACGAATTTGGCCACGGTTTACAGCATATGTTAACCACTGTGGACTATTCCGGCGCAGCGGGTATTAATAACGTTGAGTGGGACGCGGTGGAATTGCCCAGTCAATTTATGGAAAATTGGTGTTATGATCGCCCTACTTTAATGAGTATGGCCAAACACTACGAAACCGGTGAAACTCTCCCCGAACATTACTATCAAAAACTGCTTCTAGCTAAGAATTATATGAGCGGTTCGGCTATGCTGCGTCAGTTACATTTGTCTTTAGTAGATTTGGAATTACACCATCGTTATCAACCCAATGGCAGCGAAACTCCTAAACAAGTTAGACAGCGTTTGGCGGCGACGACGACGATAATTCCTCCCCTGCCGGAAGATGCTTTCTTGTGTTCTTTTGGGCATATTTTCGCCGGCGGTTATGCGGCGGGTTACTATAGTTATAAATGGGCAGAAGTTCTCAGCGCCGATGCTTTTGCCGCTTTCGAGGAAGTGGGATTAGATAACGAAGAAGCAGTGAAATCGATCGGCCGCCGTTTTCGCGATACTGTCTTAGCTATGGGGGGAAGTTCTCATCCTATGAATGTTTTTAAAGCTTTCCGCGGTCGCGAACCTAGTACCGAGCCTCTCCTCCGTCATAGCGGCTTATAA
- a CDS encoding polysaccharide biosynthesis protein has protein sequence MYRKLANKILKLANSLSRSSKRSLLIVTDFLIFSLTIYLAFSLRLNPSLEYEQIRPFLGQILGLITVKTLVFYLKGIYSPVVRYTGLEFLSSVLQAVLYSSGVLISLAYFQRDAFLPRSVLIIDALLTLVLVIGVRLLIRSVFHRLNIYVSSVDREPRIVIYGAGIVGCQLARSLQNDPHYRLLAFVDDNPNLQQRVIQGIRVYSPSQLALLHQKRAFDWVVLAIPNLDKARKRQIIESLETLPIDIKTVPPLSKILSGEATINQIRSVDVSELLGREEILPHPELLGKNVTGKAVLVTGGGGSIGSELCRQIAFLKPKCLVIYELNEFSLYKIDLDLSENYTDLHKYAYLGNVLDRNHLARVIQQHQIETIYHTAAYKHVPLVEANPSQGVYTNVWGTLNVAQTAIKNSVSNLVLISTDKAVRPTNIMGASKRCAELVVQALAALPNSFTRCAIVRFGNVLDSSGSVVPRFREQIAQRKNITLTHRDIIRYFMSIPEAVRLVIQAGAMAQGGEVFLLDMGEPVRIYDLALQMIRLSGLELGQDIDIEITGLRPGEKLYEELLIDTDKARPTAHPKIFCAHEHFLAWDKLQTKLEQLLNYIQLNDRQGLVKSLQDLVPEYRPSQQIVSSLSSQK, from the coding sequence ATGTATAGAAAACTGGCCAACAAAATCCTTAAATTAGCTAATTCCCTATCTAGGTCATCGAAGCGATCTCTTTTAATTGTCACCGATTTCCTGATTTTTAGTCTAACCATCTATCTAGCCTTCTCTCTCAGGTTGAATCCAAGTCTCGAATATGAGCAAATTAGACCTTTTTTAGGGCAAATATTGGGATTAATTACCGTTAAAACTCTAGTTTTCTATCTCAAAGGTATTTACAGTCCCGTAGTACGTTATACAGGATTAGAGTTTCTTTCGTCCGTACTGCAAGCGGTTCTCTATAGTTCAGGGGTTTTAATCAGTCTTGCCTACTTTCAAAGGGATGCCTTTTTGCCGCGTTCAGTCCTGATTATCGACGCATTGTTAACCCTAGTATTGGTTATCGGGGTGAGATTGTTGATTCGTTCTGTCTTTCACCGTCTGAATATTTACGTTAGTAGTGTCGATAGAGAACCGAGAATTGTTATCTATGGTGCGGGGATTGTGGGTTGTCAATTAGCACGTTCCCTACAAAATGACCCCCACTATCGTTTATTGGCCTTTGTTGATGATAATCCCAATTTGCAGCAGCGAGTTATCCAAGGCATTAGGGTTTACTCCCCCTCTCAATTGGCACTACTGCACCAAAAACGGGCCTTTGACTGGGTTGTTCTCGCTATTCCGAACCTAGACAAGGCCAGAAAGCGGCAAATCATCGAAAGTCTAGAAACTTTACCCATCGACATTAAAACCGTCCCTCCCCTCTCAAAGATTTTATCGGGAGAAGCGACCATCAATCAGATTCGCAGTGTCGATGTCTCGGAATTATTAGGACGGGAAGAAATTCTACCCCATCCCGAACTTTTGGGAAAAAATGTCACCGGTAAAGCGGTGTTAGTTACCGGGGGTGGTGGTTCCATCGGTTCGGAATTATGCCGACAAATCGCCTTCCTCAAGCCAAAATGCTTGGTAATCTACGAATTAAACGAGTTTTCCCTCTACAAAATCGATCTCGATTTAAGCGAAAATTATACCGATTTACACAAGTATGCCTATCTAGGCAATGTTCTTGACCGCAATCATCTGGCCCGAGTCATCCAACAACACCAAATTGAGACAATTTATCACACGGCCGCCTATAAGCACGTTCCCCTTGTGGAAGCCAATCCTAGTCAGGGTGTTTATACTAATGTTTGGGGAACTTTAAATGTCGCTCAGACCGCGATCAAGAATTCGGTTAGTAATTTAGTTCTCATTTCCACCGATAAGGCCGTCAGACCGACTAACATTATGGGGGCCAGTAAACGCTGTGCTGAGTTAGTCGTGCAAGCTTTGGCCGCTTTACCCAACAGTTTCACCCGTTGCGCTATCGTCCGCTTTGGCAATGTTCTCGATAGCAGCGGTTCCGTGGTGCCGCGTTTCCGGGAACAAATCGCTCAACGTAAGAATATTACCCTCACCCATCGCGATATTATTCGCTATTTTATGTCTATTCCCGAGGCGGTGCGTTTGGTTATACAAGCGGGAGCCATGGCCCAAGGGGGTGAGGTATTCCTGTTAGATATGGGTGAACCGGTAAGAATTTACGATTTGGCCCTACAGATGATTCGTTTAAGTGGCTTGGAATTGGGGCAAGATATCGATATTGAAATCACTGGATTAAGACCGGGGGAAAAACTCTACGAAGAATTATTAATCGATACCGATAAAGCTCGTCCCACTGCTCACCCCAAAATTTTTTGCGCTCATGAACACTTTCTTGCTTGGGACAAATTGCAAACCAAATTAGAGCAACTGCTTAATTATATTCAACTTAATGACCGTCAGGGCTTAGTTAAGTCCCTACAAGATTTAGTTCCCGAATACCGTCCCTCGCAGCAAATAGTCAGTAGTTTGTCAAGTCAAAAGTGA
- the cobW gene encoding cobalamin biosynthesis protein CobW, with translation MHKIPVTVITGFLGAGKTTLIRHLLQNNQGRRVAVMVNEFGEVGIDGDLLKSCQTCDDNPNDNIVELTNGCLCCTVQEEFLPTMQKLLERRQQLDCMLIETSGLALPKPLVQAFRWPEIRNGATVDGVITVVDGFAVARGRLVADLDALTAQRQADPNLEHETPIEELFEDQLACADLVLLTKTDLISEIELEKIINWLKTQLRSTVKIVTCADGQISPDVLLGFNAAVEDDLASRPSHHDHEEEHDHDEDINSVQFCLDSPVDARILTQRIKELVAREEIYRVKGFVNVAHKPMRMVLQGVGDRFDSFFDRPWQSTEMRQTRLVFIGRSLDSQRIEQALTRVC, from the coding sequence ATGCACAAAATTCCAGTTACTGTGATCACGGGTTTTCTGGGTGCGGGAAAAACTACCCTCATCCGTCATCTACTACAAAATAATCAAGGCCGACGGGTGGCCGTTATGGTCAATGAATTCGGAGAAGTGGGAATTGATGGTGATTTATTGAAAAGTTGTCAGACCTGCGATGACAACCCTAACGATAATATTGTGGAATTGACCAACGGTTGTCTGTGCTGCACAGTACAGGAAGAATTTCTACCCACCATGCAGAAATTGCTGGAGCGACGGCAACAGTTGGATTGTATGCTGATCGAAACTTCGGGATTAGCTTTACCTAAACCTCTGGTTCAAGCTTTTCGCTGGCCGGAAATCCGCAACGGTGCGACGGTGGACGGAGTAATCACGGTGGTGGATGGTTTTGCTGTCGCTAGGGGTCGTCTGGTGGCGGATTTGGACGCTTTAACGGCACAAAGGCAAGCAGACCCCAATTTAGAACACGAAACGCCCATTGAGGAGTTATTTGAGGATCAGTTAGCCTGCGCTGACCTGGTACTCTTAACTAAAACCGATCTCATCAGCGAAATTGAATTAGAAAAAATTATTAATTGGCTGAAAACACAACTGCGATCAACGGTCAAAATAGTTACTTGTGCTGATGGACAAATTAGCCCCGATGTGCTACTGGGATTTAATGCCGCCGTCGAGGATGATTTAGCTAGTCGTCCTAGTCATCATGATCACGAGGAAGAACACGATCACGATGAGGATATCAATTCCGTGCAGTTTTGCCTCGATTCTCCCGTAGATGCCCGAATTTTGACCCAACGGATCAAAGAATTGGTGGCCCGAGAAGAAATCTATCGGGTCAAGGGATTTGTTAACGTGGCCCATAAACCGATGCGTATGGTGTTACAGGGAGTCGGCGATCGCTTTGATTCTTTCTTCGACCGACCCTGGCAATCCACGGAAATGCGGCAAACTCGCTTGGTCTTTATCGGCCGCTCCCTCGATAGTCAGAGAATCGAGCAGGCCTTAACTAGGGTTTGCTGA